Sequence from the Magallana gigas chromosome 4, xbMagGiga1.1, whole genome shotgun sequence genome:
CTATTGCTTGTGTATATTACCCGATCATTACatattttagattttcatcAACATTGACGAAATAGCAATATTATATCTAATGATGAGcttataatattaaaaactaAGACGTACTGCAGGTTTTATCTTATAATACGTCTTATGACCCTCCCTGAAACACATCTCAATTTCTCGTTCatcaatttcaatgaaaaatgaatcaagtcaaaatatttgcaattacATGCTTGAACAATATATGTTACCATCATCTAATCGGATAGAAAAATTAGTtgaatttgtataacctggtttgcactcacaagacacgtcacaatgcaccattGTCAAAAACGTATCGATCCGCTTGACGtaactttgaatttttaacagatcaatatcattttaaaaagtaaaacgaaCTCAGTTTGTACTGTTCATTACAAAAAATCAAACTGAAGGGAATAAACTGAATATCTATCGAAATTAAACACGTTAAAGATTGGTTGGAGAAATTTGCGGATTATAAAGCATAAACTGCCCGAACCAGGTTATACTCGCATAATTTGGATAGACAAtgagttcatttttttaaaaataaacttttacaaCAAAATATCATAGAATAACCAAGTGATTATCgaaattaaatataacaaattaatttgaattcgATTTAATTAACCGAATCAATAATAACTTACTGCCTTTTGGAAGGAACTGGAAATCCTGGAGTTTTTCGGTCGTGTCTAACACGATTAGATGAGCCCCGTCTGATTGACATCTATCAGCGGGGTTCAGAAGTTCAAAAATGTTGTCGTAGATTTTATAGCAAATGTCGGTATTACTCAGGTATGTGTACTTTTTTTCTGCACATGCTGAAATCAGAATAAGTGTTTtagatagatggatagatagatcGATCGATAtagatcgatcgatcgatatatatatataatatatactagtgtatatatatatatatatatatatatatatatatatatatatatatatatatatatatatatatatatatatatatatatatatatatatatatatatatatatatttatataaatatatatatatatatatatatatatatatatatatatatatatatatatatatatatatatatatatatatatatatataattacaatttacaCAAAACAAAAGCATCGCAATCTAAAAAGCTGGTTAAGCAAATACTGTGTTGTAACTCATATCtgatttcatcattataaaaattttatataatcacAAAGTTAGTTCATTAGGAATGCGTGAGTGAATGGATTAATTACCGATGGACTTTGTAATTGGTTCTTTGGTGTAATACATAGCTCCTCTCATATTTGTATATGAGGAATTACTATTCGGCGTGCTGGCATAACAGTAGCAATTCTTCTTACGGTAAGAAAAAGCCGGGGAGATCCCAAGATTGGTACACAGCCGTCCGCATGATGTCGCGGATATAGCGTGCAAAGGTTCTTCGTTGAAGTTGAATTGGTCGACAAATAGCTtgtcattatatttttcattatttctccaGACGTGGACATGATTAGAaccttcaaaattaaatgaaataaatatatcacataaaagtgttagttttaataaaaagtttaagGTTACAATTAAGTGCACGTGTCTTTCCTAGCTCTACAcactgaaaattgttttaaggtTGTTTGCATGTGTCGTGTAATTTTTGATCAACACTTAATCATGTTTATAGAATGTTTAAAGCAGGAAAGTTGCTAAAATTACTTATAAAAAGTTTAGGAAATAAAGTATAATTTAATAATCATATAAGATAAAGGTTCAAatacttttgttttctttagcCACGAAACATCCTGCTATATTTTAGGTTAAAGTTATGTTCCTATAATAAAACTCTTTCAAAACAATTAATCAATTCAAATATTCTCcacaatattaatatttcaatatagcTCAAATCGGCCAGGTTGATTTATGCGCatgtcaaatacaaaatatcaacggttacttaaaatcttttatttaccGTTTCCTTCTCTTTTGAATGGAAGGATAATTCTACCTTCATAATTTTCTGTTAGAAAATATACACTAGTATTTTCTTCCtaagaaaataatgtttttatacTTACGTACGCTGTTGATTCTGTATAAAAGTCCTATCAAAAGACATGCACACAAAAACTTCATGGCACTAAATGCGAGTaagaaaaaatagttaacaGTTATCTTGCATGTGCTCCGTGCACTTCTCCGTCATATGAGAATGTGATATACGACGTTTTCTCTAGAAGTATTAAATAGAACTAATGTAACGTTTAATGACAGAATGTTTACTAATACAGAtttgaaaattgcattttaCATCATAAAGTGTTATTGATCACGTCAGTATGAGAAGCATCGCGTCACCTATTGAATATACTTCCTGAATATCTGTGTGTGCACTTACTAGAATCTACGAAGGGTGTTCATTGCTGTAATATTTCAATCATCAATCTACAACAGATTTTTTGTATCAATGTTAACTATTAAAGTAGCATAAGTCCTATCAGTTTGTGCGCAGTTGTACACTTCATAGCgctgaattgatttttaaaataagtcagaaaaagagtcgTTTTTCTTCACAACCAAAAATTTTATGCTTGAACTCAGTACTGTATACAGAGTTTTATTCGCCACTTGTAATTTTCTCCCTCCTACACCTGCAAACAATTTTATCCCGTTTCGAATtcacccagacacagttgtgttcaAAGGTAGTttatttgagacattggaattcatCAAATCTTGAATTCGCCCGATGACAACGAGAATAAAACGTAAGTTTCCCTGTATACAATATTACATTCATTTACGAATTTGAGCTAACCATTTGTAAACTGCTTATcgatattaaattaaatgtaagTTACATCGTAAAAAGCTTCCAACTGTTCAGAGTATTTGGCTTTGTCGGTTTACTTGTTTAAATGAACAAAGGTTATTATTAAGAAATACACTTTTTTTGTATCCACATTTGATGATGAATTAAACATGGTGCAGATATTGTAGACCATAATTTTTTAGGGCGTTttcgatttttaatttttcgaaaCTGGCCATGACCATCAGGCCCTCTTCATACAGAAATTCAGAAGATGATGGATACAAGAAATGCTACATGTAACTAAAGCTAGAGATGTTACATGTACCACTGATCATTTTAGTAGAACGCTTTTCATAAGAATATCTAAACTAGCGGTCAtgtgttacatttttttctctatatcaGTAGCAATTCTTCTTATGATAAGAAAAAGCTTATTACTTTCGAAGATTGGTACACAAGATTTTTTAAGACTTACTACATATATTCCTCTGTTAAACTTCGAACACCCCccttgtgaccccaccctacctctGAAGGTcttgatttttacaactttgaatctacactacctgaggatgcatccacataagtttcagtttTTTTGGCCGAATGGTTTTTTGGAAGGAAGATTTTTTGAAACCGAAAATTTCTAATTAATCCCCCTTGTAAAtgggcgtgatccttaattttcacaactttgaattccctttgccGTAAAATCTTTTtcgccaagtttggttgaaattggcctagtagttcttgagaagatgttgaaaatatggAAAGTGTACGGACAGACCGGCAGACAAACATACGGACGGACCGACAGAAGACAgataaaatgtgatcagaaaagctcatttgagcttttagctcaggAGAGCTAAAAAGTAATATCTAAGTGTGAACGGAAAGCAGTCTTTGAGATCAAGTTTGTTTGtacatttatatctaaataaatgtAGATTTACATCTGCATGATTTATAAAATACTTCTTCCTTTTTATTCCTACGATTGGGATACCTAtgggtatatacatgtacatgttaaacaAATTTTTGCCAAAATACGTAAACAGAGTTTCTTATTAATATGAAAAGAATAATGggatttattttatgttacaaatAGCTTAAATACATTTTGATATTATGATAAGTAAGTATAGCAAGTAAAAACTGAAATCTGTTTTACGAGAAAACAGATATTTCTATAAGTCAACAAAACATTgctcgattttttttctatcaaaacgCTTTTGTTAAGTAGTATATGTGTTATTTTTGCACTTATCAATAATTACTGAGTGCAAAAGAGGACCATGATAAGCCAATTTCAATTTGTAAATACACACTGAAAGAAGGAATCATCCAAAATCCATCAAAATACGGTAAATCTCTTTCATCATTAAATTCAAACATCGTTTTCGTGAGTCTtagtttttaaagtaatttgataaattaataaGTTGGGTGGGACATCCTAGatgcttttatttcattttatttatatgtgtTTGCCATATTTGATTGACTAATGTGTTAGACAGGAAGTGTTCTATAAAAATGATCAATATTAAATCTAACAATGCTCTGAAACAATAGGTTGTTTACAAACGAAATTTTATATggaatttttaatcaataaaggtTTACGGCCGTAAAGTGTCATCGACTCAGAATATCCATTAAAACGTTTCCTGAAAACTCTCGTTAATCTATTTTCACTTtcagttaacaaaatataaacggCTTCTACAACGTTTTTATTCCACTGTTCCGAGCaaggttttattttgtttctccaaatttttaaagaagaataaAATTTATCCATAAAAATGCCATCGCTATGTCTGCACTATGCCGAAGCAAAATgagtataacaaaaaaaaaaatactttctaACCTGCAAAGATATTGCGGAAGGAACAAATAATATATCTTGATGTAACATCCAATATgttgttatatataatatttgttatatatttaatgaGAACTGTGCTGCtgattcttatttttttcagcCACAATAATGCGCATCAATGTGATAATTGATTTATGTAAAGATAAATAGCTTTAGTCTTACATGTAAAAAGGCGGGGTGACCAACAAAGTAACCATCAGTAACTAGATATATAGCTCATTGAAATAAAATCCTTGTAGCCAATTGATGATAAACGACGGAaacaaacatataaaaataaaaaataaaattttctaagAAACAACTTACGACCCAAACTAGAAATAATTTATGGTTGTTTCACAATTGGTTTAGATGCCAATAACTTTGTTCTagtttaaaagtattttataacCGTTGGGTTTAAAATCCATAAAGATTACAATCATAATgtgattttaattgaaaactttgaaaataataaatatgttttattcatTGAAATGTGAAACATTTAATCATCATGTTCATATGATTAATTGATTTTGTTCTGGAAAGctacattatttcatttttattgcttGCAttgcgggtgtgaccggtcagcagaggatgttcactcctcctaggcacctgatcctacctccaATGTAATGGAGGTCCGTGTTGGCTCAAGGTTTGTACTTTGACCATCACAAACAAACCAAATCATCAACATTTcgttttttccttttttttttttttattttgatattttccgATTTTGACATTTACCTCGATTATGATAAGCCCAATTGTGACAAGGAGCACGCGGCGGGTGTGACCgatcagcagaggatgctcactcctcctaggcaccctATCATACccctatctatttggaggtccgtgttgctctgctttaaatttgtatttcgtttcatggatttttgagatggttcacggtttgttactgtcattttttcattgtaataAGTAATACTGCAAAAATCATGGTTAtgggtttttaaaaacaaaatcaaagatttttaattCTCTTTCATCTAAAGCTTTAAAAACATACTGTTTTGAACGAAAAATTATTAGATCAATAACGACTAATTGTTTTCTTCAGATTATAAGGCATTTGATTCATTGTAAGATTTATCATTAGCTCAATTGATTTTAGAATAGCTCTAAAGGTGAAGGAAGGAAAATCAATTCCAGTGTGGCgtacaaattaaatattccTGCATCGACTGTCAGACCCACATCCGGAAAGAAGGCAATATGCATCGTAAAAGCAATAAGAGCTGTGTTaccttttaaaagatttttttgctgcaaaaacctgctgtAATGAAAATTAACTATGTAATTAGACACTTTATAATTCTCAATAATTTTGATAAGATTATAAAAGCAATCAACTAATCGAAAGAAGATTTCTCTACTCTGGAAATATTGCAGACTTATTCTTGTAGTTGACGATgatattgaagttttacttaAATCGGGCCTCTATATAGCTTTTCCCAGAAAATATGTCTAACAGCTGATAAACAACgatctttattttaaattttagtaaattacatgtaggtatctaaatttcacaatttatgatTTCTGATcataaaaattgaagaaaaataatattgctttttaaaaagttttccaCATTTGTGTTTaataattgaaacaattttcatgGTACATGGTACATAATTTAGAGTGTAAGGATATTAAACTTTCTGTAGAATTGAATTCCCAGGagacatttttcaatatttgaaaaactcATGTTTTGCTACTTCGGACGGTCTATCTTATTATATCCCTCTTCAAATGCAGTATCTATCTTTTTATgtatttacaaaagaaattaaaaatgtttttaaaaaaaaaaaactatatttccTATTATTCAATAgaattgtaattattttaacCTAATATTTAACTAAGATTGAGAGTGTAACAAATGTTGTATGAGTAAtaactatatttatcaaatgAGTGACACTTGCCCTGAGGTGCAAAAATGTTACCCAAATGACAATAAACGTTCATTTACTGAATCAATCATGAACTATCATTTGTCTAAAAAAAACTCGTCAAAACAACCATTTTTttaggtcttccgtttccaacggaagaccttattgttattgctttgtttcttttcctctattattattattcttttttttctccaacgttttctcaaaaacgcttcagccgattttgataaaacttttagatcttgtttatgacaaaatttgtaagaaaagtaccTAAGATTTtcttggtcgtcacttccggtcccgagatattaaagattttatgtttttgcttgttcacgagttttctccaaaagtatttaagatagaacttttaaattttaagggATGATAGAAAGTGTCCAGCCGCAGTGTactacgcatatccgaacgtccgccgtcccttccggtcgtcaccgaaaggaaatgaaaaaattttgggatttgattttttttattatttcattcgaTAAAGACGCCCTCAAAACTtccaaatatgaaatttgttttaaaatcgatccacgcattcttgagattttggaccCCAAAATCCTGAAGCGaaggtccgcgtagctcagtcgttagagtgttggacttgtgcccagacgacccgggttcagtccttGAGTGCCGaatgttttttctctttttgtgttttgattaatgatttcgtctttaaaatgatggatttgaatgtttttcgttttaattttgtcataattaaaaataacagcggcttttttcagtacaaatatggagctcttttctgtcagtaGCTTTCTAAATTTAGACGCTCGTCGCATTGCCGGTATCAAAgacattttcttaattttgttttgtttaacgattttatctttaaaaggatggattttaatgttttccgttttatatttattatatatagaaataatagcggctttttttgATTACAAATAGATAGCTTGTTTCTGTCAGCAGTTCGCTAAATTTaaacgctcgtcgcatcgcagGCATCAAAGACGTGCCGCCAAAGTACCCCTGCAGTacgctgggtcgctttgccggcattaaagaaatgccgccatctcaatgacacacacaatagttagcaatgcacccacgtttAAGTAAGTATTCAACATGACTTAAAaggaggactgattagtatttattcacatatatagatacacgcatgcatgtatataaatgtgtttattgacatacgttgctaatatactgattccctaaacactataaaaaaaaaaactagaaaatctctctctctctctctctctctctctctctctctctctctctctctctctctctctctctctctaaagtacaaatgttttagcatttaaataagaactagtacaggtaacatgcagtaaattggatagaggctaaatgtacattggcgtccaaaaagtatacatgtatttatttcaagttacgggataatgtctttggattcaaataatttgaaattcaatgtttaatgattgtcttcatactaattggaagtcaacgctaaaaagtcatttttattaaacatggtggacattttccttttttgtgcatgtctatatactgatacaaatatgttgcctgtctgggattaagaaaaacctccaaaGTTTATACACggaactatacaaacgaacgggtgactgcgacaaggtttgaAAACTGACCAGCCGTTTATGggtgtttgagcctaagataaacagatgttaaaaaatcaatagttacatctttcaaacaacgcttatacattgttctaacatatgtattttgtttaataattgtgtaatttgtgatatttagaatttgatattctacgtttaatatagaagtcaccgacccccccccccccccaattcataaaatcatttagtttttctagCCCGATTttccttgatctttgatcttgggcctttaatttcatctatgtaccattctagattactgtactaattaccagaccaattcgttcattattaacagagttatgaagtttttggcatttgagtttccaTTGTCAAGATtgacatgtacagtaaaaaaaatcataactcccaagcccttcactcaatcctaatgaaaattcgtgaaaatgaacctcggacaccattcttattgtctgccaaata
This genomic interval carries:
- the LOC105326574 gene encoding C-type lectin domain family 10 member A, with the protein product MKFLCACLLIGLLYRINSVRSNHVHVWRNNEKYNDKLFVDQFNFNEEPLHAISATSCGRLCTNLGISPAFSYRKKNCYCYASTPNSNSSYTNMRGAMYYTKEPITKSIACAEKKYTYLSNTDICYKIYDNIFELLNPADRCQSDGAHLIVLDTTEKLQDFQFLPKGNYYVIGLEKISGRWEWKSDRSVVFNTSLWNPGEPNGLLVPELCGGVGHFLTDGFGIVDIRCTYPMYICEI